DNA from Asticcacaulis excentricus:
GCCCTCCTCCCTGTGCCGCAGGCATGGGGAGGTGGATTTTGACGCGAAGCGGCAAAAGACGGAGGGGATTACGCCAAAGGTTTCAGCGAAATCAGGCTTTGGGCGGTATCCCCCCATCGCTGCGCGACAGGGAGGAGATTTTTACGCGTTCGGCTTGGGCGTGGCGTCGATGACCGGACGGGCGGCGATCAGTTGCGGCGCGACGACCGTACCCGGCCGCAGGGCCTGAAGCCCCGACATCACCACGCGATCACCGGGTTTCAGCCCCGCTGTGACCACCTTCTGACCGTCGATCGTGCCACCCAACTGGACTTCGCGGTATTCGACCGCATTGCCCTTGCCCACCACATAGACGAAGCGCTTGGACTGATCGGTGCCGATGGCCACTTCGTTGATCAGTATGGCCGGCTTGGCCGTGGCCTCCCCCAGCTTGACGCGCACAAACTGACCGGGGATCAGCTTGCCGTCGGTATTGGCGAAGACGGCGCGGGCACGCACGGTGCCGGACTGGCTGTCGAACTGATTGTCGATCAGTTGCAGGTGCCCGCTCAGCGGTTCGGAACCGTTATCCAGTTCCAGCTTCACCGGCACCTTGCCAAATTCCGCCCCGTTGAGATCGGCCAGCGTGCGGTTGATCACCTCTTCATTGGCATCGAAGCTGGCATAGATGGGCGAGACCGACACCAGGGTCGTCAGCACGGCCGAACCGGGGCCGGAGGCGACCAGATTGCCCTGCGTGATTTCGATCTTACCCACGCGACCCGAAACCGGCGCACGGACCTGCGTATAGGAGAGGTTGAGATTGGCCGATTGCAGCACGGCCTGCGCGGCGGCGAGGTCGGCTTCGGCGCTGCGCAGGGCATTGATGCGGGTTTCGGCCTCGGATTGTGAGATGGCACGTTCCGTCAGCAGGCGTTCGGCACGGCTGTTTTCCGAGCGTGCCAGCGTGAGGCGCGCTTCAGCGGCCTGCACCTGTGCGCGGGCGCGCGCAACCTCAGCGGCGTAGGGTGCCGGGTCGATGGTCACCAGAAGCTGGCCTTCCCGAACGAAGGCGCCTTCGCGGAAATGGATGGCCTTCACGGCACCGGAGACGCGCGAGCGGATTTCAACGCGCTCCACCGCTTCCAGACGACCGGAGAAGGAGACCCAGCCGCTGACGGTCTGTTCTTCGATGAGTGCCACCTTGACGGGAATAGCCTGCGGGGCGGCGGCGGTGGCCTGAGCGTCTGCTTTGGAGGTCAGGGCGTAGATACCGAAGGCCCCCACGCTCAGGGTGGCGATAGCAGCGGCGGTCAGGAGCGCCTGACGCGGCGCGCGCCGGTAAAGATCGGACGGGGTCAACATGCGGGTCACCTTTGGGGAGAAAGGGAAAAGAAAGGGAAGCGGCGCCGGGAACAGCCCTTGAACCGGAGCCGCAGACATCCATTTATGTACTGTTTCGCAAATTAATAGAGGCTTGGGCAAATTTTTGTGCGAATTGGTACAAAAATTTGTCAGCAGTCGCGTAAGGGAGGCGAAATCTTCAGGACAAGACGGCAGATATGACATCTGCGTGTCGGGGACTGGCAGCAGGGGAGCGGACACGCTACATAGGGGGCAGTAAAAGGAGTAATCGTGTTGCCATGGTGCACCAGCCTTACGAGACGCTGATCCATAAGAGCGAGGCCTTAGAGGCCGACGCTGTGGCGCTGGCTCTGCCCGAAGTCTGTGGCGATCAGGCGCTGGAGGCGAGCGCCTGCTGTAAGCGTCCGCGTGGGCGTCCGCGTGCCTATGACCCCGATCTGGTGCTGAAAAAGGCCTTGCATGTGTTCTGGCAAAAAGGCTTTGCCGCGACCTCTCTCGACGATCTGGTAGAAGCGACGGGCGTCAACCGCCCCAGCCTCTATGCTGGCTTTGGGGATAAGGAAGCGCTCTATCTCAAATCCATGCAAAGTTATCGTCAGCGTATCAGCGAGCAACTGGATACGGTGCTAAGCTGCAACGGGCAGGGCGATAGCCTAAGCACCATTGTCGGGCGCTATTTCGATATCATGATCGGCACCTATACCGGTCAGAGCGAACACCCGCTGGGCTGTGCCTTCATGTGCACGGCGCTCAACGAAGCGCCGCAGCACGAGTCGATTCTGGAAATGCTGCAAAACACCATCGAAGAGTTCGATGTGCGTTTCGAGCGCTTCTTTACCGATGCTCAGACCTATGGCTGTCTGGATGCGCATCATGACCCGAAGGTACTAGCTCAGATGATCGGCGGCATCACCGCCAATCTGGGGGTGCGCGCCCGTGCCGGGGCATCGGCCGACGAATTGCGCCTCATCGCCAAGAACACGACGCGGATGCTGTTCGGGTAAGAGCTAAAACAGACGCATCTGCGGGTCACCGCCACGAAACTGCGTCGAATCGAGGGGTGTGCGCGGCGCATCCAGGCCATACCGTCGCACCGCCAGTTCATAGCGTTGTTTCAGCAGGTCGGCCTCCAGTCCCGTGCCGGTCATGCGCGTCTTGAAATTCGGATCGTTCAGCTTGCCGCCACGCAGGGCCCGGATACGATTAAGCACGCGGTCGGCGCGGTCAGGAAAGTTGAGCCTCAGCCAGTCTTCGAACAGCAGCTTGATCTCGTGCGGTAGGCGCACCGGAATATAGCCGCCGCGGATGGCACCGGCCTCGGCCCCGGCCTTGAGGATGTTTTCCAGTTCGTGACAGGTCAGGCCGGGGATCAGCGGCGCGGCCAGCACACTGACGCGAATGCCGGCGGCGCTGAGCGCGCGGATGGTTTCGATGCGCTTCATAGGCGTCGCGGCGCGCGGTTCCATCACCCGCGCGATATGGCGGTCGAGCGTCGTTACCGACAAGGTGGCCGAAAACAGATTGGCCGCCGCCATAGGGGCCAGAATATCCAGATCGCGCAGGATCAGGGCCGATTTGGTGACGATGTGCACCGGATGGCGAAACTCCCACAGCACCTCCAGCAACCGTCGTGTCAAACGTTCACTGCGCTCAATCGGCTGATAGGCGTCAGTATTGATACCGAGCGCCAGCGGCGCAGCGCGGTATTTGGGGTGCGACAGTTCTTCGCGCAGCCGTTCGGGGGCGTCGGGTTTGCGAAAGATACGGGTTTCGAAATCCAGTCCCGGTGACAGGTCCAGATAGGCGTGGGTCGGACGGGCGAAACAATAGATACAGCCGTGCTCGCACCCCTTGTACGGATTGATGGAGCGGCTCGACCCCACATCCGGCGAGTCGTTATAGCTGATGATCTTACGCACGGCGTCTATGCCAAGGATGGTCTGCACGCGCTCGATATCGGGATGATCTTCGCTATCCCAGCCGTCGGTTGTGTCGTAGCGATCGGGCGCATCGAAACGGCCGCTCAAGCGGTTAGACACCGCACCGCGTCCCTTGCGCACCCGATCGGGCAGGGCGTTTTCATCGGTGATGCGTTCGGTGCGCAGGGTAGGCAGGGGCTTTGAGGACATGCCCTGAGATTAGCATCAAAAAAGAACATAACAAGAACAAATATCTCAAATCCGAACGGAAGGTTTGGTCAAAAAAGCGCTGGGTAAACGTTGTCACCTGTCCGGATTCCGGTTTACAGTGCGACCACTGCATAAGTTCAAACAGAGGAAACCCCATGATGGATCGCCGACAGCTTTTACTAGGTGCAGGAGGCCTGCCTCTGGTCGCCAGTGCCGCAGCCACCGCTCAAACCGCTGGCAAGGCCGCCGGTCAGCCCCTGCCCAACGGGGTTGATCTGCCGGAGCCGCCCAAAAAGCGTCTGGGCTGGGCCGTGGTCGGTCTGGGCAGCTACGCCATCAATCAGGTGATACCCGGCTTTCTTCAGGCCGATGAGTCGCGCATGACCGCCTTCGTATCCGGCAATCCGGCCAAAGCCAGGGATCTGGCCGAGCGGTATGGTGTGGCCAAGACCTATGGCTATGACGATTTCGACAAGATCGCCACCGACAAGGACATCGACTGCGTCTATATCGTCCTGCCGGTGGGGTTGCACGCTGAATACACCATTCGAGCCCTGAAGGCGGGTAAGCATGTCCTGTGTGAAAAGCCGATGGCTTCGACGGTCGAGGAGTGCGAGGCGATGGTCGCCGCTGCTAAGGCGGCCAATCGGCAATTGGGTGTGGCCTATCGCGTGCATTTCGAACCGCTCAATATCGAGGTGAAGCGCCGCTGCAAACAGGGTGAATTGGGCGGCCTGCGCTACATCACCGGCGATGCCGGGTTCAATGCCGACCCGCAATACCCACCGATGAAGTGGCGTCTGGACAAGCCGCTGGCCGGTGGCGGCTCCATGTACGATATCGGTATCTACGCGCTGAACGGTACCCTGATGCTGGCCGATCAGATGCCCGACACGGTGTCGGCCGTTTATGCCTATCCGAAGGACGATCCGCGCTTCAGGACCGTCGAGGGCGGGCTGAACTGGCGCATGACCTTCCCGTCGGGGCTCAGCGCACAGGGTTCGTCCTCCTACTGCTACGCCGGCGGATCGCGCATCAAGGTGTTCGGGGCCAGCGCTGCCATCAATATGGACCCGGCATCGGACTATTACGACAACCGTGCCAATCTGCACCGCGGCTGGGACCCCGGTACGCCGGTGCGCGCTGCCCCGCCCTATACCCAGTTCGCCGCGCAGGTGGACGGCTTTTCGCAGGCCGCGCGCAGCAATACGCCGCACCGTACGCCGGGAGAGATGGGGCTGCGCGACATCCGCCTGATTCAGGCCATGTACCGCAGCGCCGATCAGGGCGGGGTCGTCGTAAAGGTTTAACCCGCGAAAGGCGTCGCGGGCAGGCCGGTGTGCCCGCGCAGCCGGGCCGGCGACACTTCAAACAGTGTCCCTGCCACGGCCTTATCCGGCGCAGTGTCCGGCAGGAACTGCGCCGCAGAGCTGATATACAGGTGGTCGAGCTTGGCCCCGCCGAAGGCCATGCTGGTGATCTGGGTGGCGGGCAGTGTGACGGAGAAATCCAGCTTGCCGTCCGGACTATAGCGACTGACGCGGCCACCGCCATAATGAGCGATCCATACCCCGCCCTGCGCATCCGTGGTCATGCCGTCCGGTGCACCCATATCGCCCTCAAACTTTACGAAAAGCCGCTTGTTCGACAGCGTCCCATCGGGCGCCACATCGAAGGCAAAGACCTCTTTGTCGTAGGTTTCGGTATGCCACAGGGTGCGGCCATCCGCGCTGAAGGTGGGGCCATTGGCGCACAGATAGGGGCCGTCCGCTTTGGTGACGCTCAGATCGGCGTCGATGCGATAAAAAGCCCCCACCTTTTCCTTCCATTTGGTGTCCATGGTGCCGGTCCACAGACGGCCTTTGGCATCGACCTTGCCGTCGTTCAGCCGCGTATCGTCGCGCTTTTCGGGCTGCACCAGAAGGGTGAAGGCACCACTTTTGGGATCGAAGCCATAGACCCCGTCGCTGAGGCCTGCAATCAGGCCTCCCGATTGACGATCGGCGAGGAAGCAGACGGGCTTGGGCGTTTTCCAGGTCTTCAGATCGCCGCCCTTTGGATCGAGCGCGTAGATGGTCTGCCCCGAAATATTGACCCAGAAAAGGCGCTTGTGCGCCGCCGACCAGTAGGGGCCTTCGCCCAGCGCATCACCCGCCCCCCCAAGGCCTCGTATACCGGCTTCCTTAGCTACGCTGTGAAGCGGGAAGGCTATGGCGGCCAGTCCAAGGGCAAGGCTGTGGCGACGGGTGAGCATGGCGGGTTTCCTCTGTCCGGAGGGCGCGGATTCGCCCTGCTTTATAGGGTGACAACGTTATCACCCCTCGCAGCGCGCGAACAGAGAAAAGCGCGTCTCAGCCCCCTGTCGCGATAGGGGGCATTCCACACATCAGGCAACGCAATTCAAATTAAATATTAGAATATGGAAATAAAATATTGATTTAATTTAATATTATTCATTTAAATAAACCAATTTCTTAAG
Protein-coding regions in this window:
- a CDS encoding Gfo/Idh/MocA family protein; this encodes MMDRRQLLLGAGGLPLVASAAATAQTAGKAAGQPLPNGVDLPEPPKKRLGWAVVGLGSYAINQVIPGFLQADESRMTAFVSGNPAKARDLAERYGVAKTYGYDDFDKIATDKDIDCVYIVLPVGLHAEYTIRALKAGKHVLCEKPMASTVEECEAMVAAAKAANRQLGVAYRVHFEPLNIEVKRRCKQGELGGLRYITGDAGFNADPQYPPMKWRLDKPLAGGGSMYDIGIYALNGTLMLADQMPDTVSAVYAYPKDDPRFRTVEGGLNWRMTFPSGLSAQGSSSYCYAGGSRIKVFGASAAINMDPASDYYDNRANLHRGWDPGTPVRAAPPYTQFAAQVDGFSQAARSNTPHRTPGEMGLRDIRLIQAMYRSADQGGVVVKV
- a CDS encoding efflux RND transporter periplasmic adaptor subunit, giving the protein MLTPSDLYRRAPRQALLTAAAIATLSVGAFGIYALTSKADAQATAAAPQAIPVKVALIEEQTVSGWVSFSGRLEAVERVEIRSRVSGAVKAIHFREGAFVREGQLLVTIDPAPYAAEVARARAQVQAAEARLTLARSENSRAERLLTERAISQSEAETRINALRSAEADLAAAQAVLQSANLNLSYTQVRAPVSGRVGKIEITQGNLVASGPGSAVLTTLVSVSPIYASFDANEEVINRTLADLNGAEFGKVPVKLELDNGSEPLSGHLQLIDNQFDSQSGTVRARAVFANTDGKLIPGQFVRVKLGEATAKPAILINEVAIGTDQSKRFVYVVGKGNAVEYREVQLGGTIDGQKVVTAGLKPGDRVVMSGLQALRPGTVVAPQLIAARPVIDATPKPNA
- a CDS encoding TetR/AcrR family transcriptional regulator; amino-acid sequence: MVHQPYETLIHKSEALEADAVALALPEVCGDQALEASACCKRPRGRPRAYDPDLVLKKALHVFWQKGFAATSLDDLVEATGVNRPSLYAGFGDKEALYLKSMQSYRQRISEQLDTVLSCNGQGDSLSTIVGRYFDIMIGTYTGQSEHPLGCAFMCTALNEAPQHESILEMLQNTIEEFDVRFERFFTDAQTYGCLDAHHDPKVLAQMIGGITANLGVRARAGASADELRLIAKNTTRMLFG
- a CDS encoding SMP-30/gluconolactonase/LRE family protein, coding for MLTRRHSLALGLAAIAFPLHSVAKEAGIRGLGGAGDALGEGPYWSAAHKRLFWVNISGQTIYALDPKGGDLKTWKTPKPVCFLADRQSGGLIAGLSDGVYGFDPKSGAFTLLVQPEKRDDTRLNDGKVDAKGRLWTGTMDTKWKEKVGAFYRIDADLSVTKADGPYLCANGPTFSADGRTLWHTETYDKEVFAFDVAPDGTLSNKRLFVKFEGDMGAPDGMTTDAQGGVWIAHYGGGRVSRYSPDGKLDFSVTLPATQITSMAFGGAKLDHLYISSAAQFLPDTAPDKAVAGTLFEVSPARLRGHTGLPATPFAG
- a CDS encoding PA0069 family radical SAM protein: MSSKPLPTLRTERITDENALPDRVRKGRGAVSNRLSGRFDAPDRYDTTDGWDSEDHPDIERVQTILGIDAVRKIISYNDSPDVGSSRSINPYKGCEHGCIYCFARPTHAYLDLSPGLDFETRIFRKPDAPERLREELSHPKYRAAPLALGINTDAYQPIERSERLTRRLLEVLWEFRHPVHIVTKSALILRDLDILAPMAAANLFSATLSVTTLDRHIARVMEPRAATPMKRIETIRALSAAGIRVSVLAAPLIPGLTCHELENILKAGAEAGAIRGGYIPVRLPHEIKLLFEDWLRLNFPDRADRVLNRIRALRGGKLNDPNFKTRMTGTGLEADLLKQRYELAVRRYGLDAPRTPLDSTQFRGGDPQMRLF